A stretch of the Campylobacter sp. 19-13652 genome encodes the following:
- a CDS encoding AraC family transcriptional regulator gives MIFSKKYIRTLLPFNVAFLLFLGLNLYFNYTALSSNIKRFERELFSMVHSKIESWNASNFKDVDRIAGLLQSEPLSSPTELGSTLERLRQGTSFPYIILGLDDGSFYISDASYVVPHNYDLKSRAWYNDTLRANRTIASEPYISMRQGRRSVSICTPVQVLSQPGVLCGGQPFEVIRKYFKEYQSIYDKNLYLISKNGEILASFTSPSPTLRFESVDMDKFASFGISRTNWRLLFEKDRKIYTSQLGAYLLWNLLFYALCIGIYVFSNFFWLAKNKKDASRLNASETYIKELLATQTNGIIINCDESLNIISKSQVKDSFFGLTDRSNLKQAIQECVFLSPQDRQDLVRELLVATRDTQVRYFNLSFTQVPIYESSTSKTLSDGFSDKPAQSKQDCLGDNLSEIKSSTKQHMAKNKSFFMGYLCDVASFLWSKDLCVRAKRFGSDLKGGEISASTSSKDKENSPIISSQDMQNGFQDLTTNMQNSQAVQSYLLTIASFGEQAPYSLSLNFCDVSPILQRQEKSAQHNPQLEELLIFIVLNLSDESLCVQKLARATGYSKHYIQRLFKEYVGESLASFLRLARLSRACFLLKFSDDKISEIALKCGFSHTETFIRSFIKAFDLTPSKYRQASQIKGGELKFERMRMSEQRIALSHKRENITALGVSEVMIFTPNASTQNQIYAAPAKQDCGFACVWLSGGEWLRIDVGSSGLTGLECLNLALAKFYNPSIHLEPFSAYFQAKISGEIDFLYLKI, from the coding sequence TTGCTTCCATTTAACGTAGCATTTTTGCTCTTTTTGGGTTTAAATTTATACTTTAACTACACCGCCCTAAGCAGCAACATCAAACGCTTTGAGCGCGAGCTTTTTAGTATGGTGCATAGCAAAATAGAAAGCTGGAATGCGTCAAATTTTAAAGATGTGGATAGGATAGCTGGACTTTTGCAAAGCGAGCCGCTGTCTAGCCCCACGGAGTTAGGCAGCACGCTAGAACGTCTGCGCCAAGGCACGAGTTTTCCTTACATTATACTGGGGCTTGATGATGGCAGCTTTTACATCTCAGACGCTAGCTACGTCGTGCCGCATAATTATGACCTAAAAAGCCGCGCGTGGTATAACGACACCTTGCGTGCGAACCGCACTATAGCCAGCGAGCCTTATATCTCTATGCGGCAGGGGCGGCGGAGCGTGAGTATCTGCACGCCTGTGCAGGTGCTTTCTCAGCCAGGAGTGCTGTGCGGTGGGCAGCCATTTGAGGTCATACGCAAGTATTTTAAGGAATATCAAAGCATTTATGATAAAAATCTATATCTAATCAGCAAAAACGGCGAGATACTAGCAAGTTTTACTAGTCCAAGTCCCACGCTAAGGTTTGAAAGCGTGGATATGGATAAATTTGCTAGTTTTGGTATCAGTAGGACAAACTGGCGACTTCTTTTTGAAAAGGATAGGAAGATTTATACCAGTCAGCTAGGGGCTTACTTGCTTTGGAATTTGCTCTTTTATGCCCTTTGCATTGGCATTTATGTGTTTAGTAATTTCTTTTGGCTTGCTAAGAATAAAAAAGATGCAAGCCGCCTAAATGCAAGTGAAACATATATAAAAGAGCTACTTGCTACTCAGACAAATGGTATAATCATAAACTGCGATGAGAGTCTAAATATAATATCAAAATCCCAAGTTAAAGACAGCTTTTTTGGACTTACGGATAGGTCAAATTTAAAACAAGCTATACAGGAGTGCGTATTTTTAAGCCCGCAAGATAGGCAAGATTTGGTTAGGGAGCTTTTGGTTGCGACACGGGATACGCAGGTGCGGTATTTTAATCTTAGCTTTACGCAAGTTCCGATTTATGAATCTAGCACAAGTAAGACCTTGTCGGATGGGTTTAGCGATAAGCCCGCACAATCAAAGCAAGATTGTCTTGGCGATAATTTGAGCGAGATTAAAAGTTCTACTAAGCAGCATATGGCAAAAAATAAAAGCTTTTTTATGGGATACTTGTGTGATGTGGCAAGCTTTTTATGGAGTAAGGATTTATGTGTTAGGGCAAAGCGTTTTGGCAGTGATTTAAAAGGAGGTGAAATTTCTGCTAGCACTAGCTCAAAAGACAAGGAAAACTCTCCCATTATTAGCAGTCAAGATATGCAAAATGGCTTTCAAGATTTGACTACTAATATGCAAAATTCCCAAGCCGTGCAGAGCTATCTACTTACTATTGCTAGCTTTGGCGAGCAGGCTCCATACTCACTTTCTCTTAACTTTTGCGACGTTAGCCCCATTTTGCAGCGTCAGGAAAAGTCCGCTCAGCACAACCCACAGCTTGAGGAGCTTTTGATTTTCATCGTTTTAAATTTGTCCGATGAGAGCCTGTGCGTGCAAAAGTTAGCACGTGCGACAGGCTATAGCAAGCACTATATTCAGCGGCTTTTTAAGGAGTATGTGGGTGAGAGTTTGGCTAGCTTTTTAAGGCTTGCTAGGCTTAGCAGGGCTTGCTTTTTGCTTAAATTTAGCGATGATAAAATCAGCGAAATCGCCCTAAAATGCGGCTTTTCTCACACGGAGACCTTTATCCGCTCCTTTATTAAAGCCTTTGATTTAACGCCTAGTAAATACCGCCAAGCAAGCCAAATAAAGGGCGGCGAGCTAAAATTTGAGCGGATGAGAATGAGCGAACAACGCATAGCCCTAAGCCACAAAAGAGAAAATATCACTGCCTTAGGCGTGAGTGAAGTGATGATTTTCACCCCAAATGCCAGCACACAAAATCAAATTTATGCCGCCCCAGCCAAGCAAGATTGCGGCTTTGCCTGTGTGTGGCTATCTGGCGGGGAGTGGCTTAGGATAGATGTGGGCTCTAGTGGGCTAACTGGACTGGAGTGCCTAAACCTAGCTTTGGCGAAATTTTATAATCCAAGCATTCATCTTGAGCCTTTTAGTGCTTATTTTCAAGCAAAAATAAGCGGAGAGATTGACTTTTTGTATCTTAAAATTTGA
- a CDS encoding flavocytochrome c, protein MLDLKRRKSLKRLAGLGACLAMPSGLFARLSEADVPAWDESFDAIVVGSGFAGSAAMLSLMDNGLSKCVMIEKMPYLGGNSAYSGGSMAVAGTSIQARDGIKDDPALQIADTLKSGHNLNDKALVETMIYAGPQTFEWLVENGVKFKWVSRSGGHSVPRSHSAGAGSYITRPLQDKILAMGGEIRQRVIMDELVFNAKGEVVGIAVREKYQFDFENRGDESENKSGARRFYRAYGGVVLATGGWGADVGFRQEFDPALKESVLTTNHAGATGYTAKKLLADDIKFIDMSYIQRMHVTSADEPFFGFAYRWITRAYAYGIMVNAKTGLRFVNEIADRKVGSDAIWAMNEGGKNPPILIMDMEGTKTVDVKDFQRGLSVGAIKKFDTLDELISYYHINREPFLAQLKRYNEFVARSEADKSYRDPEFGRNYSPYKGRYIKVEKPPFFAARPGPKVHHCMGGVKTNLDCEVYKNDGSLVPNLYAAGELTGGRHGYNRLGSNAVLDCLVYGKRAGAKLASVYNAKRGA, encoded by the coding sequence ATGCTAGATTTAAAACGCAGAAAGAGCCTAAAGCGGCTTGCCGGCCTTGGTGCCTGTCTGGCTATGCCAAGCGGGCTATTTGCAAGGCTTAGCGAAGCGGACGTGCCAGCGTGGGATGAGAGCTTTGACGCTATCGTCGTAGGAAGCGGCTTTGCAGGCAGTGCAGCTATGCTAAGCCTAATGGATAACGGACTAAGCAAGTGCGTGATGATAGAGAAAATGCCCTACCTAGGGGGCAACTCCGCCTACAGCGGCGGGTCTATGGCGGTGGCTGGCACGAGTATTCAAGCGCGCGACGGCATAAAGGACGACCCAGCTTTGCAGATAGCCGACACACTAAAAAGCGGACACAATCTAAACGACAAAGCACTTGTGGAGACGATGATTTACGCTGGGCCACAGACCTTTGAGTGGCTGGTGGAAAATGGCGTCAAATTTAAATGGGTCAGCCGCAGCGGCGGACACAGCGTCCCTCGCAGCCACTCAGCTGGGGCTGGCAGCTACATCACTCGCCCGCTGCAGGATAAAATCCTGGCTATGGGCGGCGAGATACGCCAAAGGGTGATAATGGATGAGTTGGTCTTTAACGCAAAGGGCGAAGTGGTGGGCATTGCCGTGCGTGAGAAGTATCAGTTTGACTTTGAAAACAGGGGCGATGAGAGCGAGAATAAAAGCGGAGCAAGACGCTTTTATAGAGCCTACGGCGGCGTGGTGCTAGCCACTGGGGGCTGGGGTGCTGATGTGGGATTTAGGCAGGAGTTTGACCCAGCACTAAAAGAGAGCGTGCTAACGACAAACCACGCAGGCGCAACAGGATATACGGCTAAAAAGCTCTTAGCCGATGATATTAAATTTATTGATATGTCCTATATTCAGCGAATGCACGTTACAAGCGCTGATGAGCCATTCTTTGGCTTTGCGTATCGCTGGATAACGCGCGCATATGCGTATGGCATAATGGTAAATGCCAAGACTGGGCTTCGCTTTGTTAATGAAATAGCCGACCGCAAGGTAGGCAGCGACGCTATTTGGGCGATGAATGAAGGCGGCAAAAACCCGCCAATACTCATAATGGATATGGAGGGGACTAAAACCGTCGATGTAAAGGACTTTCAGCGTGGGCTAAGCGTAGGGGCGATAAAGAAATTTGACACTCTTGATGAGCTGATTAGCTACTATCACATTAACCGCGAGCCTTTCCTAGCCCAGCTAAAGCGATATAATGAATTTGTCGCTCGCTCAGAAGCGGATAAAAGCTACCGAGACCCTGAGTTTGGGCGAAACTACTCGCCCTATAAGGGCAGGTATATAAAGGTAGAAAAGCCTCCATTTTTTGCCGCGCGCCCTGGGCCAAAGGTGCATCATTGTATGGGTGGAGTAAAAACCAACTTAGACTGCGAAGTCTATAAAAACGACGGCTCGCTCGTGCCAAATCTATACGCCGCTGGCGAGCTAACAGGCGGACGCCACGGTTATAACCGCCTAGGCAGCAACGCCGTGCTTGACTGCCTGGTCTATGGCAAGCGAGCTGGCGCAAAGCTAGCTAGCGTGTATAATGCAAAAAGGGGTGCGTGA
- a CDS encoding cytochrome c3 family protein, translated as MRGIKFIILLVLGFVSALNAGEGLKVDKRLHASNGVVINDFSADKFPLSGVHKKLNLTCNDCHKESEPAQYSSAMLSSCLNCHNSYAALASATGALGHNDNIHASPHYAALACDNCHRSHRKSENMCVRCHTQDSLKSLIVK; from the coding sequence ATGAGGGGAATTAAATTTATTATTCTGCTTGTTTTGGGCTTTGTATCGGCACTAAACGCTGGTGAGGGGCTAAAGGTAGATAAACGCCTGCACGCTAGTAATGGTGTGGTGATAAATGACTTTAGCGCGGATAAGTTCCCACTTTCTGGGGTGCATAAAAAATTAAATTTAACCTGCAATGACTGCCATAAAGAAAGTGAGCCAGCTCAGTATAGCTCGGCTATGCTAAGCTCCTGCCTAAACTGCCACAACAGCTACGCAGCCCTAGCTAGTGCAACGGGGGCTTTGGGACATAATGACAATATCCACGCAAGCCCGCACTACGCAGCCCTAGCCTGCGATAACTGCCACCGCTCCCACCGCAAAAGCGAGAATATGTGCGTGCGTTGCCACACGCAAGACAGCTTAAAAAGCCTAATCGTAAAATAA
- a CDS encoding NapC/NirT family cytochrome c, translating to MKKILILGAFLGVLAVWGVSVVVQKTADYPFCGSCHEWDGAIAQTALADDTHGRANAKGVAARCTDCHLPHESLAEYLFVKFKNGLSEGYTTLTGDASKKDWIAGRDKARAKHTYDSACLNCHAGVADRARLERLAGEAGVKDVALAESKSGVKQVALGSEKDRAAAKMHLKYLELKGGADSFKCTDCHKHVGHKELGKMLIKARHKVAESWEEWEQINGVK from the coding sequence ATGAAAAAGATCTTGATTTTAGGAGCGTTTTTGGGCGTTTTGGCTGTATGGGGTGTAAGTGTGGTAGTGCAAAAGACGGCTGACTATCCATTTTGTGGGTCGTGCCACGAGTGGGACGGAGCGATAGCCCAGACCGCCCTAGCCGACGACACTCACGGCAGAGCAAACGCAAAGGGCGTGGCGGCTCGCTGCACCGATTGTCACCTGCCGCACGAGAGCTTGGCTGAGTATTTGTTTGTGAAATTTAAAAACGGCTTAAGCGAAGGCTATACGACGCTTACTGGGGATGCCAGCAAAAAGGACTGGATAGCGGGTAGAGACAAGGCAAGGGCAAAGCACACTTATGATAGTGCCTGCCTAAACTGCCACGCTGGAGTGGCGGATAGGGCAAGGCTGGAGCGTCTGGCTGGCGAAGCTGGGGTAAAAGACGTGGCTTTGGCTGAAAGTAAAAGCGGCGTAAAGCAGGTAGCCTTAGGCAGCGAGAAAGACAGGGCAGCGGCTAAAATGCACCTAAAATATCTCGAGCTAAAAGGCGGTGCGGATAGCTTTAAATGCACCGACTGTCACAAACACGTGGGGCATAAGGAGCTAGGCAAAATGCTAATAAAAGCCAGGCACAAAGTCGCCGAAAGCTGGGAAGAGTGGGAGCAAATAAACGGCGTGAAGTAG
- a CDS encoding toxin-activating lysine-acyltransferase: MDKFEILGKALWLWSCSPLHSKWPLQSAVSYVIPAIEFNQYSLLMGDDGMPRGWASWAWLDKSAQQRYILNPNSLRYEDWKSGDRLWFIDFISPFSFKDTIKLRRQMGKIHGDSYLARSIRLRSGGKAVIVEHSGGSVDVARSKAMADEFYAEASEIFRKE, translated from the coding sequence ATGGATAAATTTGAGATTTTGGGCAAGGCGTTGTGGCTGTGGAGTTGCTCGCCCTTGCATAGCAAATGGCCGCTACAATCGGCGGTTAGCTATGTCATACCGGCGATTGAGTTTAATCAATATAGCCTTTTAATGGGCGATGATGGTATGCCTAGAGGCTGGGCTAGCTGGGCATGGCTGGATAAATCCGCCCAGCAACGCTACATACTAAACCCAAACTCCCTACGCTACGAAGATTGGAAAAGCGGCGATAGACTGTGGTTTATCGATTTTATCTCACCTTTTAGCTTTAAAGACACAATAAAGCTACGCCGCCAAATGGGCAAAATCCACGGCGATAGCTACCTAGCCCGCTCCATACGCCTGCGCAGTGGCGGCAAAGCCGTGATCGTCGAACACAGCGGTGGCAGCGTAGATGTGGCTAGAAGCAAGGCTATGGCCGATGAGTTTTACGCAGAAGCGAGTGAGATTTTTAGGAAAGAATAA
- a CDS encoding DMT family transporter: MQSEKSYKIGVIATLVGGVCWGFSGASGQYLFTQKGLSADYVVSVRLITSGLIMLAYSLLRYGWASFGALRSWQDFGTLCIYGIFGLILAQWAYFYSIELSNAAVATTIQYSVPAFLLAIECLRFRRLPSLIEIVALVAAMGGVFLLSTHASLASLAISPKALAMCLLCIFGVIVYTLAPTNLNRRHPLSANLALAMILGGAVLAVCVRAWELDGVSDASGAWAMASVVVVGTVFAFGLFMYGVSTIGAAKASLLAAVEPVAAAVFSAVWLGDRFVVWDYAGFGLILACIWLLRKG, from the coding sequence ATGCAGAGTGAAAAAAGCTATAAAATAGGCGTCATCGCCACGCTAGTTGGGGGAGTGTGCTGGGGTTTTAGTGGAGCTAGTGGACAGTATTTGTTCACCCAAAAGGGGCTAAGCGCAGACTACGTCGTCTCGGTGCGTCTTATCACTAGCGGGCTTATAATGCTAGCTTACTCGCTGCTTCGCTATGGCTGGGCTAGTTTTGGCGCACTTAGGAGTTGGCAGGACTTTGGCACGCTGTGTATATATGGGATATTTGGGTTGATTTTAGCACAATGGGCATATTTTTACTCCATCGAGCTTAGCAACGCCGCAGTAGCTACGACTATCCAGTATAGCGTACCTGCATTTTTGCTAGCTATAGAGTGCTTACGCTTTAGGCGGCTACCTAGCCTGATAGAGATAGTGGCGCTAGTAGCGGCTATGGGTGGAGTATTTTTACTTTCTACTCATGCTAGCCTTGCTAGCCTAGCCATAAGCCCAAAAGCTTTGGCAATGTGTCTGCTTTGTATATTTGGCGTCATAGTCTATACGCTCGCACCTACAAATTTAAACCGTCGACATCCACTATCAGCCAACCTAGCCCTAGCCATGATACTAGGCGGTGCGGTGCTGGCTGTCTGCGTGCGTGCGTGGGAGCTAGACGGAGTGAGTGATGCGAGTGGGGCGTGGGCGATGGCTAGCGTAGTAGTAGTCGGCACAGTCTTTGCATTTGGACTTTTTATGTATGGTGTAAGCACCATAGGAGCAGCAAAGGCAAGCCTGCTAGCAGCGGTCGAGCCAGTTGCGGCAGCGGTGTTTAGTGCGGTATGGCTGGGGGATAGATTTGTGGTGTGGGATTATGCTGGCTTTGGGCTTATTTTGGCTTGTATTTGGCTTTTAAGAAAGGGGTAG
- a CDS encoding cyclase family protein, with translation MGEISQAIRLLKSKKFIDLTHGVTPDIPRFGAFPSLKSETLYSVKNDGFFVNLATFVTQYGTHIDAPCHFSEGKRSLEQIEVRDFILPLYVIDRSADVAQNPDFILKKEHILEFEAEHGRIEPDSFVAFASGWSERWGSQEAMSNKDENGVSHTPGWSVEAIEFLLRERGITAIGHETLDTDAGIDVAKNKHLLSELFLLENDHFQVELLKGLVGLPAVGGAIMIGVPKFVGYPGFPVRAVAIY, from the coding sequence ATGGGCGAAATTTCACAAGCCATAAGGCTATTAAAAAGCAAAAAATTCATCGACCTAACCCACGGCGTAACCCCAGACATTCCACGCTTTGGCGCATTCCCCAGCCTAAAAAGCGAGACACTTTACTCCGTTAAAAACGACGGCTTTTTTGTCAATCTCGCCACATTCGTAACCCAATACGGCACGCACATCGACGCGCCCTGCCACTTTAGCGAGGGCAAGCGCAGCCTAGAGCAGATTGAAGTTAGGGATTTTATCCTGCCACTTTACGTCATCGACCGCAGCGCAGACGTGGCGCAAAATCCTGATTTTATCCTAAAAAAGGAGCATATTTTGGAATTTGAAGCCGAGCACGGACGCATTGAGCCAGATAGCTTTGTGGCCTTTGCTAGCGGCTGGAGCGAGCGCTGGGGCAGTCAGGAGGCGATGAGTAACAAGGACGAAAACGGAGTGAGCCACACGCCTGGCTGGAGCGTGGAGGCGATTGAGTTTTTGCTGCGCGAGCGTGGTATTACGGCGATCGGACACGAAACGCTAGACACCGACGCTGGCATAGATGTAGCAAAAAACAAGCACCTTTTAAGCGAGCTATTTTTGCTCGAAAATGACCACTTTCAAGTCGAGCTTTTAAAGGGGCTTGTGGGGCTGCCTGCCGTGGGTGGGGCAATAATGATAGGCGTGCCAAAATTTGTCGGCTACCCTGGCTTTCCTGTTAGAGCTGTGGCGATATATTAA
- the typA gene encoding translational GTPase TypA, with protein sequence MEKIRNIAVIAHVDHGKTTLVDELLKQSGTFSEHQQVAERVMDSNDIEKERGITILSKNTAIRYGDTKINIIDTPGHADFGGEVERVLKMVDGVLLLVDAQEGVMPQTKFVVKKALSLGLKPIVVVNKIDKPAAEPDRVINEIFDLFVALDANDEQLEFPVVYAAAKNGYAKHNLSDANENMKPLFETILAHVPAPSGSDENPLQLQVFTLDYDNYVGKIGIARIFNGKISKNQSVTLAKADGTKTNGRISKLIGFMGLERQDINEAGTGDIVAIAGFEALDVGDSVVDPANPMPLDPLHIEEPTLSVVFSVNDGPLAGTEGKHVTSNKIDERLQNEMKTNIAMKYENIGEGKFKVSGRGELQITILAENMRREGYEFLLGRPEVIIKEIDGVKCEPFELLVIDAPDDSTGTVIEKLGKRKAEMMSMNPTGDGQTRMEFEIPARGLIGFRSQFLTDTKGEGVMNHSFLEFRPLSGHVEHRTNGSLVSMENGVALAYSLFNLQDRGVLFIDPQTKVYVGMIIGEHSRPNDLDVNPIKGKNLTNVRASGSDDAIKLVPPRKLSLERALEWIEDDELVEVTPANIRVRKRYLDPTMRKRMAKKDA encoded by the coding sequence TTGGAGAAAATCAGAAATATCGCCGTCATCGCCCACGTCGATCACGGCAAAACCACCCTTGTAGATGAGCTTTTAAAACAATCAGGCACCTTTAGCGAGCACCAGCAAGTAGCCGAGCGAGTAATGGACAGCAACGACATCGAAAAAGAGCGAGGCATTACTATCCTTTCAAAAAACACAGCCATTCGCTATGGCGATACAAAAATCAACATCATAGACACCCCAGGACACGCCGATTTTGGCGGTGAAGTCGAGCGCGTGCTAAAGATGGTCGATGGCGTGCTACTGCTAGTCGACGCTCAAGAAGGCGTAATGCCACAGACTAAATTCGTCGTCAAAAAAGCCCTAAGCCTGGGGCTAAAACCTATCGTCGTCGTAAATAAAATCGACAAGCCAGCCGCCGAGCCTGATAGGGTGATAAATGAGATCTTTGACCTTTTTGTCGCACTTGACGCAAACGACGAGCAGCTCGAGTTTCCAGTCGTGTACGCAGCGGCTAAAAACGGCTATGCTAAGCACAATCTAAGTGACGCCAATGAGAATATGAAGCCGCTTTTTGAGACGATTTTAGCCCACGTCCCAGCTCCAAGCGGCAGTGATGAAAACCCACTACAGCTGCAGGTTTTTACGCTTGATTACGATAACTACGTCGGTAAAATCGGTATCGCACGAATTTTTAACGGCAAAATTTCAAAAAACCAAAGCGTAACTCTAGCCAAAGCAGACGGGACAAAAACCAACGGACGCATTAGCAAGCTAATCGGCTTTATGGGGCTTGAGCGGCAGGACATAAACGAAGCTGGCACAGGCGATATTGTGGCGATCGCTGGCTTTGAGGCGCTTGACGTGGGTGATAGCGTCGTAGACCCTGCTAATCCTATGCCGCTTGATCCGCTCCACATAGAAGAGCCGACCCTAAGCGTCGTCTTTAGTGTCAATGACGGCCCGCTTGCTGGCACTGAGGGCAAGCACGTAACGAGCAACAAAATAGACGAGCGTCTGCAAAATGAGATGAAAACCAACATCGCAATGAAGTACGAAAACATCGGCGAGGGCAAATTTAAAGTAAGCGGACGTGGGGAGCTGCAGATCACCATACTAGCGGAGAATATGCGTCGCGAGGGCTATGAGTTCTTGCTCGGTCGCCCTGAAGTCATCATCAAAGAGATCGACGGCGTAAAATGCGAGCCTTTTGAGCTGCTCGTCATCGACGCACCAGATGATAGCACAGGCACCGTGATAGAAAAGCTAGGTAAGCGAAAGGCGGAGATGATGTCGATGAACCCAACGGGTGATGGACAGACGAGAATGGAGTTTGAAATCCCTGCACGTGGGCTTATTGGCTTTCGCAGCCAGTTTCTAACCGACACCAAAGGCGAGGGCGTGATGAATCACAGCTTTTTGGAGTTTCGCCCGCTTAGCGGACACGTCGAGCACCGCACAAACGGCTCGCTAGTAAGCATGGAAAACGGCGTGGCGCTTGCTTATTCGCTCTTTAACCTGCAAGATCGTGGCGTGCTATTTATCGACCCGCAGACCAAAGTCTATGTAGGTATGATAATAGGCGAGCACAGCCGTCCAAACGACCTAGACGTAAATCCTATCAAAGGCAAAAACCTAACCAACGTCCGTGCTAGCGGCAGTGACGACGCTATTAAGCTAGTCCCGCCACGCAAGCTAAGCCTAGAGCGAGCGCTAGAGTGGATAGAAGATGACGAGCTAGTCGAAGTAACGCCAGCAAATATCCGAGTGCGAAAACGCTACCTAGACCCAACAATGCGAAAACGAATGGCTAAAAAGGACGCCTAA
- a CDS encoding flagellar hook-length control protein FliK produces the protein MQANANALLEIASPQNKGRTKVSKASTGDSSEFLSYIKEATPKEAANRASSQPKSSEKQSQNSSTKNENNSPNTANTNKSASENRSDKSQSSNQTKQSEPTEKTQENSTKFEPSQKANEAKLASDKAITRLEESITKEGAATMLDDANLMQLLAVLDAINAPKELQGGLFPKLGEKLAALLSVPENAAELSEAKSVSDVIKLAQKFDLELKDIKITSEIEQALNEKFPNLAAKDFFKTSEQAVISSGEFLAKTKVDESLKQGKDDKSASLASLLSEALPKEQKSVNLKPESQKILKDEPKSELSTSSQNSQNAEKAPTLRDLIFPEKSAAQASKATGATVQSGALNDSFELLGASDEPKGDITPNTMAKNIVAEAKMQLHNRVAVKETLGNFSSSLAEQVANYKAPVTKVSMTLNPLNLGEVEVVMTTRGNNLHINFTSNTQAMNLFIANQAEFKNSLVNMGFTELSMNFSDQNQRQNQQGGQAPKGRSFFGESDELEQDEQISLELILPKYI, from the coding sequence ATGCAGGCTAATGCAAATGCTCTTTTAGAGATAGCAAGCCCCCAAAATAAGGGTAGGACAAAGGTAAGCAAGGCAAGCACTGGCGATAGTAGTGAGTTTTTATCATACATTAAAGAAGCCACGCCAAAAGAGGCGGCAAACAGGGCTAGCTCACAGCCAAAATCAAGCGAAAAACAAAGTCAAAATTCGTCCACAAAAAACGAAAATAATAGCCCAAATACCGCTAATACAAACAAATCTGCAAGTGAAAATAGATCCGATAAATCGCAAAGCTCCAATCAAACAAAGCAGAGCGAGCCTACCGAAAAAACGCAAGAAAATAGCACTAAATTTGAACCTTCGCAAAAGGCTAATGAAGCAAAGTTAGCAAGTGATAAAGCCATAACTCGCCTTGAGGAGAGTATCACAAAAGAAGGGGCTGCTACGATGCTTGATGATGCGAATTTAATGCAGCTTTTAGCTGTGCTTGATGCGATAAATGCGCCAAAAGAGCTTCAGGGCGGACTTTTTCCAAAGCTTGGTGAAAAGCTAGCTGCGCTTTTATCTGTGCCTGAAAATGCCGCAGAATTAAGCGAAGCAAAGAGCGTGTCTGATGTGATAAAGCTGGCGCAAAAGTTTGATTTAGAGTTAAAAGATATAAAAATCACAAGCGAAATAGAGCAGGCTTTAAATGAAAAATTCCCAAATCTAGCGGCTAAGGATTTTTTTAAAACTTCTGAGCAAGCTGTGATAAGCTCAGGGGAGTTTTTGGCAAAAACAAAGGTCGATGAGAGCCTAAAACAGGGCAAAGATGATAAAAGTGCAAGCCTAGCTAGCCTGCTTAGTGAAGCCCTGCCAAAGGAGCAAAAAAGCGTAAATTTAAAGCCAGAAAGCCAGAAAATATTAAAAGATGAGCCTAAAAGTGAGCTTAGCACATCTAGTCAAAATAGCCAAAATGCCGAGAAAGCACCTACGCTAAGGGATCTAATCTTTCCTGAAAAGTCCGCTGCTCAAGCTAGCAAAGCCACAGGAGCCACAGTACAAAGTGGCGCGCTAAACGATAGCTTTGAGCTTTTAGGCGCTAGCGATGAGCCAAAGGGTGATATAACCCCAAATACAATGGCTAAAAATATAGTCGCAGAGGCTAAAATGCAGCTACATAATCGTGTGGCAGTTAAAGAGACGCTAGGGAATTTTAGCTCAAGTCTAGCCGAGCAGGTGGCAAATTATAAAGCCCCTGTAACAAAAGTAAGTATGACCTTAAATCCACTAAATTTAGGCGAAGTTGAAGTCGTGATGACTACAAGGGGGAATAACTTACATATAAATTTCACCTCAAATACTCAGGCGATGAATTTATTCATAGCAAATCAAGCGGAGTTTAAAAACAGCCTTGTGAATATGGGTTTTACCGAGCTTTCAATGAATTTTAGCGACCAAAATCAAAGACAAAATCAGCAAGGCGGTCAAGCCCCAAAGGGCAGGAGCTTTTTTGGCGAGAGTGATGAGCTAGAGCAAGATGAGCAAATAAGCCTAGAACTAATCCTGCCAAAATATATATAA